A region from the Algoriphagus machipongonensis genome encodes:
- the gldF gene encoding gliding motility-associated ABC transporter permease subunit GldF, with protein sequence MKSLFLKEINAFFGSLLGYLILALFLVAIGLIVWVFPESSVLDYGYADLEPLFTYTPYVFTFLVPAIAMRSIAEERKSGTWELLRTSPLSLIQIILVKYLALLFLVILAVIPTLLYFFTIIQLGDPVGNLDQAGFFGSWIGLLMIGSVFASVGLFASSLTSQQVLAFVLGVFLCFVLYFGFSALADLQVGNVAYWVEELSLSFHYINLSRGVIDSGDVFFMLGMNWLFLGLSVLTLRNK encoded by the coding sequence ATGAAAAGCTTATTCCTAAAGGAGATCAATGCGTTTTTTGGCAGCTTGCTGGGCTATTTAATTTTAGCTTTGTTTTTAGTGGCCATAGGATTGATCGTCTGGGTATTTCCGGAGAGTTCGGTCTTGGATTATGGCTATGCAGATCTAGAGCCTTTATTTACTTATACTCCTTACGTTTTTACCTTTTTGGTGCCAGCTATCGCCATGCGATCCATCGCTGAAGAAAGGAAAAGTGGTACTTGGGAACTCCTTAGAACCTCTCCATTATCACTTATTCAAATCATTCTGGTAAAATATTTGGCCTTACTGTTTTTGGTCATTTTAGCAGTGATCCCAACGCTTTTATACTTTTTTACCATCATTCAATTAGGGGATCCTGTAGGGAATCTTGATCAAGCAGGTTTTTTTGGTTCTTGGATAGGATTATTGATGATAGGGTCTGTGTTTGCTTCAGTAGGCTTATTTGCTAGCTCCCTGACTTCCCAGCAAGTATTGGCATTCGTACTAGGAGTGTTTCTTTGTTTTGTTTTATACTTTGGGTTCTCGGCATTGGCGGATTTACAGGTAGGCAATGTCGCTTATTGGGTGGAAGAGCTGAGCTTGAGTTTTCACTATATCAACCTTAGTAGGGGAGTGATAGACTCTGGAGATGTATTTTTTATGCTTGGAATGAATTGGCTGTTTTTGGGCTTGAGCGTTTTGACTTTGAGAAATAAATGA
- the gldA gene encoding gliding motility-associated ABC transporter ATP-binding subunit GldA, translating to MSLRVSQLTKLYGTQKALDEVTFEANPGRILGFLGPNGAGKSTTMKIITGYLAADGGSVQVMGEDALQAPKKVSPFIGYLPEHNPLYLDMYVREFLEFSAGIYGMSGQLKNQRVKELLEKVGLRPEQHKKIGQLSKGYRQRVGLAKALIHDPKVVILDEPTTGLDPNQLVEIRNLIAEIAVDKTMILSTHIMQEVEAICQDVVIINKGKILASDALENLSIAEQKVQLLIETEEALELSWFETLGEISFGKKGSSSLIISCEDPNETRKEAMKIIQQKGLNLISMNQNKKNLEQIFRDITR from the coding sequence ACTTTACGGAACACAAAAAGCGCTGGACGAGGTGACTTTTGAAGCAAATCCAGGAAGGATTTTAGGCTTTTTAGGTCCTAATGGGGCGGGTAAATCTACCACCATGAAGATCATAACTGGCTATCTTGCTGCAGATGGCGGTTCCGTACAAGTGATGGGTGAAGATGCTTTGCAGGCTCCTAAAAAAGTAAGTCCTTTCATAGGGTATTTGCCAGAGCATAATCCATTGTATCTGGATATGTATGTTCGTGAATTTTTGGAGTTTTCAGCAGGGATTTATGGAATGTCAGGGCAGCTCAAAAACCAACGCGTTAAGGAGTTGTTGGAGAAAGTAGGGCTGAGGCCTGAGCAGCACAAGAAAATTGGACAGCTTTCCAAAGGTTATCGTCAAAGAGTGGGCTTAGCCAAAGCTTTAATCCATGATCCTAAAGTGGTGATTTTAGATGAGCCTACTACGGGTTTAGATCCCAATCAATTGGTGGAAATCAGAAATCTTATTGCTGAAATTGCGGTAGATAAAACCATGATCCTATCTACGCATATCATGCAGGAGGTAGAGGCGATTTGCCAGGATGTGGTCATCATCAACAAAGGCAAGATCCTTGCTTCGGATGCCTTGGAAAACCTGAGCATCGCAGAGCAAAAAGTTCAATTGCTGATAGAAACGGAAGAGGCTTTAGAGCTAAGCTGGTTTGAGACTTTGGGTGAAATTTCATTTGGAAAAAAAGGGAGTAGCTCCTTGATCATATCGTGTGAAGATCCCAATGAGACTAGGAAAGAAGCGATGAAAATCATCCAGCAAAAAGGGTTGAACTTGATCAGTATGAATCAGAACAAAAAGAATTTGGAACAAATTTTCAGAGATATCACCCGATGA